From Microcystis aeruginosa NIES-2549, a single genomic window includes:
- a CDS encoding Ycf34 family protein, whose product MCICINCYFVDRCLTYHAVETQHQERHLTETPDFEAKNPSINVNIRTKEDYIEMEWDVVGCESFLRETGKWSSLRPGEPIPT is encoded by the coding sequence ATGTGTATTTGTATTAACTGCTATTTTGTTGATCGCTGTCTCACCTATCATGCCGTAGAAACACAACATCAGGAACGTCATCTCACCGAGACACCGGACTTTGAAGCGAAGAACCCTTCTATTAACGTTAACATTCGCACCAAAGAAGATTATATCGAAATGGAGTGGGATGTGGTGGGTTGTGAAAGCTTTTTGCGCGAAACCGGTAAATGGTCTAGTTTGCGGCCAGGTGAACCAATTCCCACCTAA
- a CDS encoding CCA tRNA nucleotidyltransferase yields MSCQKNLDSLVKEVFAINRQELPENAYLVGGAVRDALLNRQKDYIDLDFVVPEKAIEIAQTIAHHYKAGFVVLDAVRQIARVVFPQGTLDFAQQEGESLEIDLKRRDFTVNALAYNLHTQEIFDPLGGLKDLGCQSLRMISPENLQDDPLRLLRAYRQAAQLDFEIEPHTRATIRSLAPLLHRVAAERVQSELNYLLLNSRGNKWLKSAWEDGLLSLWLRRITPAKMERVMGVEAAAGFLESLLPEKFIFSPSQLQLTKLALLVSDILAEAEKELIDLKYSRGEIRTVITVIKSLPPLKEADNLSLREHYFIYLNTGKVFPVFALFALSMGINKNIVASLLTSYLDPDNIIAHPRPLLRGDDLINHLHLKPSPIIGKLLTEVQIAQIEGQVTVFQEAIDFAKKLL; encoded by the coding sequence ATGTCTTGTCAAAAAAACCTAGATAGTTTAGTTAAAGAAGTTTTTGCGATTAATCGGCAAGAATTGCCAGAAAATGCTTATTTAGTCGGTGGTGCTGTGCGAGACGCTTTATTAAACCGTCAGAAAGACTATATTGACCTAGATTTTGTGGTTCCCGAAAAAGCGATCGAAATTGCCCAAACTATTGCCCATCATTATAAAGCGGGTTTTGTGGTTTTAGATGCCGTTCGTCAAATTGCTCGCGTCGTTTTTCCCCAGGGGACCCTTGATTTCGCACAACAGGAGGGAGAATCTCTAGAAATAGACCTAAAAAGACGGGATTTCACCGTTAATGCTCTCGCTTATAATCTCCACACCCAAGAAATTTTCGATCCTTTAGGGGGATTAAAAGATTTAGGCTGCCAATCCCTGCGGATGATTTCCCCCGAAAATCTCCAAGATGATCCCCTAAGATTATTAAGGGCCTATCGACAAGCGGCTCAATTGGACTTTGAGATCGAACCCCATACCCGTGCAACTATTCGTTCTCTTGCCCCTTTATTGCACCGTGTAGCCGCCGAAAGGGTACAATCCGAGTTGAATTACCTTTTGCTCAATTCCCGTGGCAATAAATGGCTAAAAAGTGCCTGGGAAGATGGCTTATTATCTCTCTGGTTGCGTCGGATTACCCCCGCAAAAATGGAGCGAGTTATGGGGGTGGAAGCGGCAGCGGGATTTTTAGAATCTTTGTTACCAGAAAAATTTATCTTTTCCCCTTCTCAGTTACAGTTGACAAAATTGGCCCTATTGGTATCGGATATTTTAGCAGAAGCGGAAAAAGAGTTAATCGATCTCAAGTATTCCAGGGGGGAAATTCGCACGGTAATCACGGTAATTAAGTCTTTACCTCCCCTGAAGGAAGCGGATAATTTAAGTCTGCGGGAACATTATTTTATTTATCTAAATACGGGAAAAGTATTTCCTGTCTTTGCCCTTTTTGCTTTATCAATGGGGATTAACAAAAATATCGTCGCTTCTCTGTTGACTTCCTATCTCGATCCCGATAATATTATCGCCCATCCCCGACCTTTATTAAGGGGCGATGATTTAATTAACCATTTACACCTGAAACCTAGTCCGATTATCGGTAAGTTATTAACCGAGGTACAAATTGCCCAAATTGAGGGCCAAGTTACAGTTTTTCAGGAGGCGATCGATTTTGCTAAAAAGTTGTTATAA